A single Rubrivivax gelatinosus IL144 DNA region contains:
- a CDS encoding protein-glutamate methylesterase/protein-glutamine glutaminase: protein MSKTRVVVVDDSALVRGLLAEIINRQPDMTCIGAAADPLVAREMIRNLNPDVITLDVEMPRMDGIDFLSRLMRLRPMPVVMVSTLTERGAEVTMKALELGAVDFVAKPKIGVADGLRQLGDDITEKIRAATKARVHRLAPAPAAAGGGAAKPVSVSPLGRLSTEKIIFIGASTGGTEATREGITQLPPDSPAVMITQHMPPGFTKSYAARLNGLARIRVAEAVDGERVLPGHAYIAPGGLHLSVERSGANYIARVRDGDPVNRHKPSVEVLFQSAARVVGQNALGVMLTGMGADGARAMREMRDAGSWNVAQDEATCVVFGMPREAIAHGAAHEVLPLQRIAPALIERLRSTAGLATTRV, encoded by the coding sequence ATGAGCAAGACCCGCGTCGTCGTCGTCGACGATTCCGCTCTCGTACGCGGCCTGCTGGCCGAGATCATCAACCGCCAGCCGGACATGACCTGCATCGGCGCCGCCGCCGACCCGCTGGTGGCGCGCGAGATGATCCGCAACCTGAACCCCGACGTCATCACGCTGGACGTCGAGATGCCGCGCATGGACGGCATCGACTTCCTGTCGCGCCTGATGCGGCTGCGGCCGATGCCGGTGGTGATGGTCTCGACGCTGACCGAACGCGGCGCCGAGGTGACGATGAAGGCGCTGGAACTGGGCGCCGTCGACTTCGTCGCCAAGCCCAAGATCGGCGTCGCCGACGGCCTGCGCCAGCTGGGCGACGACATCACCGAGAAGATCCGCGCCGCGACCAAGGCCCGCGTGCACCGCCTGGCGCCGGCTCCGGCCGCCGCCGGCGGCGGCGCCGCCAAGCCGGTGTCGGTGAGCCCGCTGGGCCGGCTGTCGACCGAGAAGATCATCTTCATCGGCGCCTCCACCGGCGGCACCGAAGCGACGCGCGAAGGCATCACCCAGCTGCCGCCGGACTCGCCGGCGGTGATGATCACCCAGCACATGCCGCCGGGCTTCACGAAGAGCTACGCCGCGCGGCTGAACGGGCTGGCGCGCATCCGCGTCGCCGAGGCCGTGGACGGCGAGCGCGTGCTGCCGGGCCACGCCTACATCGCCCCGGGCGGCCTGCATTTGTCGGTGGAGCGTTCGGGCGCCAACTACATCGCCCGCGTGCGCGACGGCGACCCGGTGAACCGCCACAAGCCCTCGGTCGAGGTGCTGTTCCAGTCGGCGGCGCGGGTGGTCGGCCAGAACGCGCTGGGCGTGATGCTCACCGGCATGGGCGCCGACGGCGCGCGCGCGATGCGCGAGATGCGCGACGCCGGCAGCTGGAACGTGGCCCAGGACGAAGCGACCTGCGTCGTCTTCGGCATGCCGCGCGAAGCGATCGCCCACGGCGCGGCGCACGAGGTGCTGCCGCTGCAGCGCATCGCCCCGGCGCTGATCGAGCGCCTGCGCAGCACCGCCGGCCTGGCCACCACGCGGGTCTGA
- the cheD gene encoding chemoreceptor glutamine deamidase CheD: MSIASLSAAPAARAPSGPSRLERLKSASRRPGEASFFFYDSHFRNEAVKVLPGEFFVHDEDILIMTTLGSCIAACLWDREKKIGGMNHFMLPDAGGSADCGRYGSFAMELLINEMIKRGATRSTMEAKVFGGGAVISGMNSINVGERNTTFVMDYLRTERITVVSKDVLDIYPRKVCFLPHSGKAMVKKLASANTEALVAQERAAATQRVPAGSSGGSVDLF, encoded by the coding sequence ATGTCAATCGCCTCCCTGTCCGCGGCGCCTGCCGCGCGTGCGCCCTCCGGGCCCTCGCGCCTGGAGCGTCTGAAGAGCGCATCGCGTCGCCCGGGCGAGGCCTCGTTCTTCTTCTACGACTCGCACTTCCGCAACGAAGCGGTGAAGGTGCTGCCCGGCGAGTTCTTCGTGCACGACGAGGACATCCTCATCATGACGACGCTGGGCTCGTGCATCGCCGCCTGCCTGTGGGACCGCGAGAAGAAGATCGGTGGCATGAACCACTTCATGCTGCCCGACGCCGGCGGCTCGGCCGACTGCGGCCGCTACGGCTCGTTCGCGATGGAACTGCTGATCAACGAGATGATCAAGCGCGGCGCCACGCGTTCGACGATGGAAGCCAAGGTCTTCGGCGGCGGCGCGGTCATCAGCGGCATGAACAGCATCAACGTCGGCGAGCGCAACACGACCTTCGTGATGGACTATCTGCGCACCGAGCGCATCACGGTGGTCAGCAAGGACGTGCTGGACATCTATCCGCGCAAAGTGTGTTTCCTGCCGCACAGCGGCAAGGCGATGGTCAAGAAACTGGCTTCGGCCAACACCGAGGCCCTGGTGGCGCAGGAACGCGCCGCCGCGACCCAGCGCGTTCCCGCCGGCAGCAGCGGCGGCAGCGTCGACCTGTTCTGA